The following proteins are encoded in a genomic region of Sorangiineae bacterium MSr12523:
- a CDS encoding nitronate monooxygenase: MSTADSLCARLGVRVPVFQAPIGRIASPELAAAVAQAGGVGHLACTWDKPDDLRRRIREVRAHTNAFGVNFVLDFPIEENLDIALEEGVRIVSFFWGVSEKHIARVHAAGAFAIQVVGSVQEAVDAVQAGADAIVAQGYEAGGHVRGTASTMVLVPRVVDIAGDIPVIAAGGIADRRGVAAAVALGARGVWVGTRFLASREADIHSIYQERVLASSEEDTVHSELFDLGWAHAGLRTLRNSTVRAWEAAGCPAAPHRPGEGEIVGQRANGTNLLRYDFGAPTRGAQGNTEAMAHYAGQGVGLVHSVEPAARIVEELASGLR, translated from the coding sequence ATGAGCACCGCCGATTCATTGTGTGCGCGACTGGGCGTACGCGTTCCCGTTTTTCAAGCGCCCATCGGACGCATTGCATCGCCGGAGTTGGCGGCGGCCGTCGCGCAGGCAGGCGGCGTGGGGCATCTGGCATGCACATGGGACAAGCCGGACGACCTTCGCCGTCGCATTCGCGAGGTGCGGGCGCACACGAATGCGTTCGGCGTCAATTTCGTGCTCGATTTTCCCATTGAAGAGAACCTCGACATTGCGCTCGAGGAGGGCGTGCGCATCGTTTCCTTTTTCTGGGGCGTCTCGGAAAAGCACATTGCGCGCGTTCACGCGGCGGGCGCCTTTGCCATTCAAGTCGTTGGCTCGGTGCAAGAAGCCGTTGACGCAGTCCAAGCTGGGGCCGATGCCATCGTGGCCCAAGGATACGAGGCGGGAGGCCACGTTCGCGGCACCGCATCGACGATGGTCCTCGTTCCGCGCGTCGTGGACATCGCAGGCGACATCCCGGTGATCGCCGCAGGCGGCATTGCCGATCGGCGCGGTGTGGCGGCCGCCGTGGCCTTGGGCGCGCGCGGCGTGTGGGTCGGAACGCGATTTCTCGCATCGCGGGAAGCGGATATCCATTCCATCTACCAAGAGCGCGTCCTCGCATCCTCCGAGGAGGACACGGTACATTCCGAGCTTTTCGATCTCGGGTGGGCCCATGCCGGACTCCGCACATTGCGAAATAGCACCGTGCGCGCATGGGAAGCGGCGGGATGCCCGGCGGCGCCGCATCGTCCTGGCGAGGGAGAAATCGTGGGCCAGCGGGCCAATGGCACCAACCTGCTCCGTTACGATTTCGGCGCACCGACGCGGGGCGCCCAAGGCAATACGGAAGCGATGGCGCACTATGCCGGACAGGGTGTAGGCCTCGTGCATTCCGTCGAGCCCGCGGCACGCATCGTCGAAGAACTGGCCTCCGGGCTCCGCTAG
- a CDS encoding DUF418 domain-containing protein encodes MADLAPVPRSEREPLLDVLRALALCVVVTDNVMTTFSGSSFLPKTSPDYIHNEGLSGMLFRLLMGLRSMTVMSFLFGLGFSIQLTRAKDSEVTAMYLRRLTGMFALGMCHIALVWWGDILWIYALAGLVLLPCRKASTRTLIGIGLALAILPRAIPLIPFVGTALVPDETAIRQMKESMLAAIYGTEHGPMFTAHLRTLFYVHVCNLPWFLPWLAGRFILGFVAGRHRIFENNGANHLPLFRKLAIGGAFVALLGGAVRITLMGREMAPELKFVVRLVDDTAVVASVAMGISLVVLLMQNARWQRWLSVLIPVGRTPLTTYLSQSVIATFLFYGWGLGLARHVQGPKAGLVGLAIFMVQIAIAGAWLRRYELGPLEWVWRTLAYGKRQPMRRQPRSLEQVV; translated from the coding sequence ATGGCCGATCTCGCCCCCGTTCCTCGAAGCGAGCGCGAACCTTTGCTCGATGTCCTGCGCGCTCTCGCATTGTGCGTCGTGGTGACCGACAACGTCATGACGACGTTCAGCGGTTCCTCGTTCCTGCCGAAAACCTCGCCCGATTACATCCACAACGAAGGACTCTCGGGCATGCTGTTTCGGCTTCTCATGGGGCTGCGATCGATGACCGTCATGAGCTTCCTGTTCGGTCTGGGATTCTCCATCCAGCTCACGCGGGCCAAGGACAGCGAGGTTACGGCCATGTACCTGCGCCGTCTCACCGGCATGTTCGCCCTCGGCATGTGCCACATCGCGCTCGTGTGGTGGGGCGACATTCTCTGGATTTATGCCCTTGCCGGCTTGGTCCTGCTGCCCTGCCGCAAAGCCAGCACGCGCACACTCATCGGGATCGGTTTGGCGCTGGCCATCTTGCCGCGCGCGATCCCTTTGATTCCCTTCGTCGGAACCGCGCTCGTTCCGGACGAAACGGCGATACGGCAGATGAAGGAGAGCATGCTCGCGGCCATCTATGGCACCGAACATGGTCCAATGTTCACGGCGCATCTGCGCACTTTGTTCTATGTTCACGTGTGCAATTTGCCTTGGTTTCTTCCGTGGCTTGCCGGGCGATTCATCCTGGGATTCGTGGCCGGGCGGCATCGTATTTTCGAAAACAATGGCGCAAATCATCTGCCGCTTTTTCGCAAGCTCGCCATCGGCGGTGCTTTCGTCGCGCTCCTCGGGGGAGCCGTCCGCATCACGCTCATGGGGCGGGAGATGGCGCCGGAGCTCAAGTTCGTCGTGCGCTTGGTCGACGACACGGCGGTCGTGGCCTCCGTTGCGATGGGCATCTCTTTGGTCGTGCTGCTCATGCAAAACGCGCGGTGGCAGCGTTGGCTGTCGGTGCTCATTCCGGTCGGCCGAACGCCGCTCACCACCTACCTGTCGCAATCGGTCATTGCGACATTCTTGTTCTATGGCTGGGGCCTCGGCCTTGCGCGCCATGTGCAAGGGCCGAAGGCAGGTCTCGTCGGCCTTGCGATCTTCATGGTGCAAATCGCCATCGCCGGCGCGTGGCTCCGTCGCTACGAGCTCGGTCCACTGGAGTGGGTATGGCGCACACTCGCCTACGGAAAGCGGCAACCCATGCGCCGCCAGCCGCGCAGCCTGGAACAGGTGGTGTAG
- a CDS encoding prolyl oligopeptidase family serine peptidase, protein MRTTIVFFALATSACAQSSTTTTTSVVPPHKAVATRVNRVEAPPQNEPRREVVEEDVFGFHLVDPYRWMEKKENVDEVSRWLLREGHDTRTRLDAIPALPKLRERVRELGMAQAFATDIAVAGDLLFYFKTEKGGDLRTLIVRSNDGRERVLVDPAAMMGPNGKHVSIDHFQPSADGKWVAFGLAEGGGEIANERIVETKTGRLLPDVLPRIWGEFQPQWRTDGAGLYYTAMVPAAELEGADPMQNMRVRYHRLGESSESDALVFGRALDGGPQFEPQEFPKLNAIAGGKWVLGTAGGARLEHRIFVASAKDLSTPGRKPTWKTIADYKDHVEGSAPHGDDIYVLSSKDTSNRRILRTSLKSPNLANAIVIVPESEDVIERIAADAKFLYVHRSHQGRSRLQRFSFVKGTLEELKLPFEGWIDELKTDPTREGLTLTMQGWTEENRYFSLTTGGVFKELALTEPSNIAVSGFVAEEIEIKSADGTMVPLTIMRRQDLSKDGSHPTILDGYGAYGYSLTPVFRPNRFAWLERGGIYAIAHVRGGGEKGDAWRIGGKGTNKANGIQDFVACGEYLVREKYTSPARLAATGRSFGGILVGRALTERPDLFAAGEISVGELNPVRFLAGDNGANQMAELGSPDTESGFRTLLAMDAFHNVRAGVKYPPIMLETGLNDGRVPPWMSAKFGAQLRANGGNVWMRVERDEGHGVGSMRRQRFDLYADIYAFFLHQMGDPDFRH, encoded by the coding sequence ATGCGTACGACCATCGTCTTCTTCGCACTGGCAACAAGCGCCTGCGCGCAAAGCAGTACCACCACCACGACCAGCGTGGTTCCGCCGCACAAAGCGGTCGCGACACGGGTGAATCGAGTCGAAGCGCCACCGCAGAACGAACCGCGGCGCGAGGTGGTGGAAGAGGACGTCTTCGGCTTCCACCTGGTTGATCCATATCGCTGGATGGAGAAGAAGGAGAACGTCGACGAGGTCTCGCGGTGGCTACTTCGTGAAGGACACGACACCCGGACGCGATTGGATGCGATTCCCGCATTGCCGAAGTTGCGCGAGCGCGTGCGCGAGCTCGGAATGGCGCAGGCCTTCGCAACGGATATCGCCGTCGCGGGCGATCTTCTATTCTATTTCAAAACGGAAAAGGGCGGTGACCTGCGCACGCTCATCGTTCGTTCGAACGATGGACGCGAACGCGTTCTGGTCGATCCGGCCGCCATGATGGGGCCGAATGGCAAGCACGTATCCATCGATCACTTCCAGCCTTCTGCGGATGGCAAATGGGTCGCATTTGGGCTCGCCGAAGGCGGTGGCGAGATCGCGAACGAACGCATCGTGGAGACGAAAACGGGGCGCCTGCTCCCTGATGTGCTCCCGAGAATTTGGGGCGAGTTCCAACCGCAATGGCGCACGGACGGTGCCGGGCTTTACTACACGGCCATGGTCCCTGCGGCCGAACTCGAAGGCGCGGACCCCATGCAGAACATGCGCGTGCGCTACCATCGGCTCGGAGAATCGTCGGAGAGCGACGCCCTCGTTTTCGGGAGGGCGTTGGACGGCGGTCCCCAATTCGAGCCACAGGAATTTCCCAAGCTCAACGCGATCGCGGGCGGAAAATGGGTACTCGGAACCGCCGGCGGGGCACGGCTCGAACATCGCATCTTCGTCGCATCGGCAAAGGACCTTTCGACGCCGGGCCGAAAACCTACCTGGAAGACAATTGCAGATTACAAAGATCACGTCGAAGGTAGCGCGCCGCACGGCGACGACATTTACGTACTCTCCTCGAAAGACACTTCGAACCGGCGCATCCTTCGAACGTCATTGAAGAGCCCCAACCTCGCAAACGCTATTGTGATCGTGCCCGAGAGCGAGGACGTCATCGAGAGAATCGCAGCCGACGCCAAGTTCCTCTACGTGCACCGGTCCCACCAAGGCCGCTCTCGTTTGCAGCGGTTTTCCTTTGTCAAAGGCACACTGGAGGAGCTCAAGCTGCCCTTCGAAGGCTGGATCGACGAGTTGAAAACGGACCCGACGCGCGAAGGTCTCACGCTGACCATGCAGGGTTGGACCGAGGAAAACCGCTATTTCTCGCTCACGACGGGCGGCGTATTCAAAGAGCTGGCTCTCACCGAACCATCCAACATTGCCGTATCCGGTTTCGTGGCCGAGGAGATCGAGATCAAGAGTGCGGACGGCACCATGGTCCCGTTGACCATCATGCGTCGACAGGATCTTTCCAAGGACGGCTCACATCCAACGATTCTCGATGGATATGGTGCATATGGATACTCGCTTACGCCGGTGTTTCGACCGAACCGATTCGCATGGCTCGAACGTGGTGGCATCTATGCGATCGCACACGTACGTGGCGGTGGCGAAAAAGGTGACGCTTGGCGAATCGGTGGAAAGGGCACGAACAAGGCAAATGGCATTCAAGACTTCGTCGCATGTGGCGAATACCTCGTCCGCGAGAAATACACATCGCCCGCGCGTCTCGCGGCGACGGGCCGGAGCTTCGGTGGAATCCTCGTCGGCCGTGCACTCACGGAACGGCCTGACCTTTTCGCGGCGGGAGAGATTTCGGTAGGTGAATTGAACCCCGTGCGATTCCTAGCTGGAGACAACGGAGCCAATCAAATGGCCGAATTGGGATCGCCGGACACGGAAAGCGGCTTCCGAACCCTTCTTGCGATGGATGCGTTTCACAACGTTCGCGCAGGTGTGAAGTATCCACCGATCATGCTGGAAACGGGGCTCAACGATGGACGGGTTCCGCCTTGGATGAGCGCCAAATTCGGTGCGCAGCTTCGGGCGAATGGGGGCAACGTGTGGATGCGCGTCGAGCGCGACGAAGGCCACGGCGTTGGCTCGATGCGCCGTCAGCGTTTCGATCTGTACGCGGACATCTATGCATTTTTCTTGCATCAGATGGGCGATCCCGACTTCCGCCATTAG
- a CDS encoding thioredoxin family protein: MNAISMCAVVFGGLLVAGCERGTPPEGAAFTTTTAATGSGQAVAEVGRPAPDFSLRDLDGKVMNLRDYRGKTVVLEWFNPECPFVRASHTKASLKSFPSAQIAKGVVWLAVNSSAPGNNGHGAAKTAEARKRYGMTYPVLLDESGETGKRYGATNTPHMFVIDRQGVLVYKGAIDNSPDGEGESPEGGKLVNYVEAALDALAAGRPIAVKSTKAYGCGVKY, translated from the coding sequence ATGAATGCTATTTCGATGTGTGCCGTCGTCTTTGGGGGGCTTTTGGTCGCTGGTTGCGAGCGCGGGACCCCGCCCGAAGGCGCGGCGTTTACCACCACCACGGCTGCCACGGGCAGCGGCCAAGCGGTGGCCGAGGTGGGAAGACCCGCGCCCGATTTCTCGTTGCGAGACCTCGATGGCAAGGTGATGAACCTCCGCGATTACCGCGGCAAGACGGTCGTACTCGAATGGTTCAATCCAGAGTGCCCCTTCGTTCGTGCATCGCACACCAAGGCATCCCTGAAGTCGTTTCCGTCGGCCCAGATTGCGAAGGGGGTCGTCTGGCTTGCGGTCAACTCGAGCGCCCCCGGCAACAACGGACACGGTGCCGCGAAGACCGCCGAGGCCAGAAAGCGTTACGGTATGACCTACCCCGTGCTGCTCGATGAATCCGGTGAAACGGGAAAGCGCTACGGTGCGACCAATACACCGCACATGTTCGTGATCGACCGGCAAGGAGTGCTCGTTTACAAAGGCGCCATCGACAACTCGCCCGATGGTGAGGGCGAGTCGCCCGAGGGTGGAAAGCTGGTCAACTACGTCGAAGCTGCCCTCGACGCACTGGCTGCGGGTCGGCCGATCGCGGTGAAGAGCACCAAGGCCTATGGCTGCGGGGTGAAGTACTGA
- a CDS encoding amidohydrolase, translating to MGKKSLPDEELRLPIKLDSTSNGEYEPQPLTERLQWVNRTALQRADETSRRLGMSRRAFLRSSCGAATVLLTLNEVTACGGRYALPEEAQTEPEAASALEGREFLFDVQTHHVSIDRPWWQTSRPTLANFLLTTPQAKCGRSNQLECFDRDIFLKEVFLDSDTQVAVLSALWGTDDIAGIHIDEAALTRERVARMEGSPRLRIHGTVLPKDETHEQIRDRMHALVDRWKIDAFKLFPIWSSDGKGYRLDDPATGLFTIREGLRTGVKIFAVHKGLPLAGIPNAYTGCADVGPAAKAAPEATFLIYHSGYEPSLREGPYNPRAEKGVDALIRSLEENGIGKRGNVYAELGGVWRETMKDPEQAAHVLGKLLKHLGEDRILWGTDAIWYGSPQDQIQAFRAFEITPEFQERYGYPALTRRIKRKILGLNGARVYGLDPDEVQTAHRNDAVTREREEYKNDPQPSFQTYGPRTKRELLGLVRDRGSGDI from the coding sequence GTGGGAAAGAAATCCTTGCCGGATGAGGAACTGCGTCTGCCGATCAAACTCGATTCGACGTCGAATGGCGAATACGAACCGCAGCCGCTGACCGAGCGTCTCCAATGGGTGAACCGAACCGCTCTCCAACGCGCCGACGAGACGTCGCGCCGCCTTGGTATGAGCCGGCGCGCGTTTTTGCGGTCAAGCTGCGGGGCGGCGACCGTGCTGCTGACGCTGAACGAGGTGACGGCGTGCGGGGGCCGCTATGCCCTTCCCGAGGAAGCGCAAACGGAGCCCGAAGCCGCCAGTGCGCTCGAGGGGCGTGAGTTCCTTTTCGATGTTCAAACGCACCATGTCTCGATCGATCGGCCTTGGTGGCAGACGAGCCGTCCGACCCTTGCCAATTTTCTTCTCACCACACCGCAGGCGAAGTGCGGGCGCTCGAATCAGCTCGAGTGCTTCGACCGCGACATTTTTCTCAAAGAGGTTTTTCTCGACAGTGATACCCAAGTTGCGGTCCTGAGCGCTCTTTGGGGCACGGACGATATCGCGGGAATTCATATCGACGAAGCCGCTCTCACGCGGGAGCGTGTCGCCCGGATGGAGGGCTCGCCGCGGCTACGCATTCACGGTACGGTGCTGCCCAAGGACGAAACGCACGAGCAGATCCGCGATCGCATGCACGCTCTGGTCGACCGATGGAAGATCGATGCGTTCAAGCTATTTCCGATATGGTCGTCCGACGGAAAGGGCTACCGGCTCGACGATCCCGCGACGGGGCTCTTCACGATTCGTGAGGGATTGCGCACCGGTGTCAAAATTTTTGCGGTACACAAAGGATTGCCACTGGCAGGGATCCCCAACGCGTACACCGGCTGCGCAGACGTGGGACCGGCCGCCAAGGCAGCGCCGGAGGCGACATTTCTCATTTATCATTCGGGCTACGAGCCGTCGCTCCGCGAGGGGCCGTACAATCCACGCGCCGAAAAGGGCGTCGACGCATTGATTCGCAGCCTCGAGGAGAACGGAATTGGCAAACGAGGTAATGTCTACGCGGAGCTCGGCGGCGTCTGGCGCGAGACCATGAAGGATCCCGAGCAGGCAGCCCACGTGTTGGGAAAGCTTCTCAAGCACCTGGGAGAGGATCGCATCCTCTGGGGAACGGATGCCATTTGGTACGGCTCGCCGCAGGATCAGATTCAGGCATTTCGCGCGTTCGAGATCACTCCGGAATTCCAGGAGCGTTACGGCTATCCGGCCCTCACGCGCCGAATCAAGCGGAAGATCTTGGGCCTCAACGGAGCCCGCGTCTACGGGCTGGACCCCGACGAAGTGCAAACGGCGCATCGCAACGACGCCGTGACCCGCGAGCGCGAAGAATACAAGAACGACCCGCAGCCATCTTTCCAGACCTACGGGCCGCGCACGAAGCGTGAGCTGCTTGGCTTGGTGCGCGACCGCGGTTCGGGGGACATCTGA
- a CDS encoding HAMP domain-containing histidine kinase — protein MIEGAGILTALDMLVLERHEGPWFAPRGELPSWCDSLGKGTIVRDVPFLASDVFPFFALFIADAEATWAGQGSARLDSGGFTQIVDGGSELHLVATALRVREADKATSLLVVAENERIFREERTMLQRARELRFAHDALSREVEQKEVLAHCIVHDLRNPLSSILGALALLEKQSLPPADSKLVEVALRAANRQDELIREILAVFAAEHDTAASAGEAPRADVCAVVLQIANVLSPKARARRVELLPRIHIAHGDTLVAGDELRLFRVIGNLVQNALKYSPADAVVRITVDDDQEGFILVGVEDSGSGVPSALLPHLFRKFARAGDGTPGTGLGLYFCRITIERWGGTIGYEPRPEGGSRFWFRLPKRRGIARPT, from the coding sequence ATGATCGAAGGCGCGGGGATTCTGACGGCGCTCGATATGTTGGTACTCGAACGTCACGAAGGTCCGTGGTTCGCGCCGCGCGGCGAGCTGCCATCGTGGTGCGATTCGTTGGGCAAAGGCACCATCGTGCGCGACGTTCCATTTCTCGCGTCCGATGTGTTTCCGTTCTTTGCGCTCTTCATCGCGGATGCCGAAGCTACGTGGGCGGGGCAGGGGTCGGCGAGGCTGGACTCGGGTGGCTTTACACAGATTGTCGATGGCGGCTCCGAGCTGCATTTGGTGGCCACGGCGCTGCGGGTGCGGGAAGCCGACAAGGCGACGTCGCTGCTGGTGGTGGCCGAGAACGAGCGCATCTTCCGCGAAGAGCGGACGATGCTGCAGCGCGCGCGTGAATTGCGCTTTGCACACGACGCCCTTTCGCGCGAGGTGGAGCAGAAGGAGGTGCTGGCCCACTGCATCGTGCACGACCTGCGCAATCCTTTGAGCAGCATTCTCGGGGCGCTGGCCTTGCTGGAGAAGCAGTCACTGCCCCCGGCCGATTCGAAATTGGTCGAGGTGGCATTGCGGGCGGCGAACCGCCAGGACGAGCTCATTCGCGAGATCCTCGCGGTGTTCGCCGCCGAGCACGATACCGCAGCCTCCGCGGGCGAGGCTCCGCGCGCCGACGTGTGTGCCGTCGTTCTGCAGATTGCCAATGTATTGTCGCCCAAAGCACGCGCCCGCCGCGTCGAGCTTTTGCCGCGCATTCATATCGCGCATGGCGACACGCTGGTGGCCGGCGACGAACTGCGGCTATTTCGAGTCATTGGCAACTTGGTGCAGAATGCACTGAAATATAGCCCCGCCGATGCAGTAGTTCGCATCACCGTCGATGACGATCAGGAGGGCTTCATCCTGGTGGGCGTCGAAGACTCGGGAAGTGGGGTGCCTTCGGCATTGCTGCCACACCTGTTTCGCAAATTCGCGCGCGCCGGCGACGGCACGCCGGGCACTGGCCTGGGGCTCTATTTCTGTCGGATTACCATCGAGCGCTGGGGCGGGACCATCGGCTACGAGCCTCGCCCCGAGGGGGGCTCGCGCTTTTGGTTCCGGCTGCCGAAACGGCGCGGCATCGCGCGACCCACCTGA
- a CDS encoding GTP-binding protein: protein MATKKKKICMLGATGVGKTSLVARFVHSIFSDAYRTTVGVTIDKAHVRVDSHEVDLVMWDLSGEDEFQSVQLAYLRGAAGYLLVADGTRRETVTTALSLQEAAVRVVGNIPLVLVLNKADVEASWDIDEDMEKQLREKKWKLVRTSAKTGDGVEGAFSALTRAMLTVDGLVVDSEDRR from the coding sequence ATGGCGACGAAGAAAAAGAAGATTTGCATGCTGGGCGCCACCGGCGTCGGCAAAACGAGCCTCGTCGCACGCTTCGTGCACAGCATTTTTTCGGATGCATACCGCACCACCGTGGGGGTTACGATCGACAAGGCGCACGTACGCGTGGACAGCCACGAGGTAGACCTCGTCATGTGGGATCTGAGCGGCGAAGACGAATTTCAAAGTGTGCAACTCGCATATCTGCGCGGCGCAGCGGGATATCTGTTGGTCGCCGATGGAACACGCCGCGAAACGGTGACGACCGCGTTGTCGCTGCAAGAGGCGGCCGTTCGTGTCGTGGGCAACATTCCTCTCGTGCTCGTGTTGAACAAAGCGGATGTCGAGGCCTCGTGGGATATCGACGAGGACATGGAAAAGCAGCTTCGCGAGAAAAAGTGGAAGCTGGTGAGGACCAGCGCAAAGACCGGCGACGGCGTCGAGGGTGCCTTTTCGGCATTGACCCGCGCGATGCTCACGGTGGACGGCCTCGTCGTGGACAGTGAGGACCGAAGATGA
- a CDS encoding OmpA family protein: MQEQKRTSQVVPARRLRRFANDREDLEDLRRILMGPERERLAKLEGHMSPDALGKALPEAAVASQKQGEDLAWALRPTVMAAIRDAVKTEPQIFIDALVPVMGPAIRKAVTHALRSLLQQLNETLAHGLSLRGLRWRVEAARTGRPFAEIVVLRSLLYRVEQVFLVHRESGLVLHHLVAPGSPPQDPDQVAAMLSAIDAFVHDAFREEARLARFHVGELVGWVEHGPLAVLVAVVRGTAPDHYGDVMREVQERVHLQFRTDLSSFRGEVELFEQTESLLQQCLQSEMRPAANPGRSRVYSLAALACVAVVLALGIAWKAHANHVEEARFQSVTSTLRREPGLMLTDARRDGKHYAFAGLRDPLAPEPASLVAPLGVKAGDASFDFGSFYSLDPRLTERRALRVLRPPEGVTLEVDGETLVARGSAPRAWIDTARVLALALPAVSRFDTSALRNTDAERDLEAASGTLASSMVLFPLGSAEIRAEQRGALDYVARAATKLFAVARETGKTVDLVVTGHTDARGAEGLNQSLSSERAERVVREFVALGVPAENIRTVGAGVTMVPDAEACAPPAGAVGTYRGASCARRVDFRVELR; encoded by the coding sequence GTGCAGGAGCAAAAGCGAACCAGCCAGGTCGTGCCCGCGCGGCGTTTGCGTCGCTTTGCGAACGACCGCGAGGACCTGGAGGATCTGCGACGGATCCTCATGGGCCCCGAACGCGAGCGCCTTGCGAAGCTCGAGGGCCATATGTCGCCCGACGCCTTGGGGAAAGCTCTCCCCGAGGCGGCGGTGGCGAGCCAAAAGCAGGGCGAAGATCTGGCCTGGGCGCTGCGCCCCACGGTAATGGCGGCCATCCGTGATGCGGTGAAGACCGAGCCGCAGATATTCATCGACGCGCTGGTGCCCGTGATGGGACCGGCGATTCGCAAAGCAGTGACGCACGCATTGCGTTCGTTGCTGCAGCAACTCAATGAGACGCTCGCGCACGGTCTATCGCTGCGCGGTTTGAGGTGGCGCGTCGAGGCGGCGCGTACCGGGCGCCCATTCGCGGAAATCGTGGTGCTGCGAAGTTTGCTCTACCGCGTGGAGCAAGTCTTCCTGGTGCACCGCGAGAGCGGTCTGGTGTTGCACCATTTGGTCGCACCGGGCAGTCCGCCGCAAGATCCCGATCAAGTGGCGGCGATGCTGAGTGCCATCGACGCGTTCGTGCACGACGCTTTCCGCGAGGAGGCGCGCCTGGCGCGCTTCCACGTGGGCGAGTTGGTGGGTTGGGTGGAGCACGGCCCGCTGGCGGTGCTCGTTGCCGTGGTGCGCGGGACGGCGCCCGACCATTACGGGGATGTGATGCGCGAGGTGCAGGAGCGCGTCCATCTGCAGTTCCGGACGGATCTTTCGTCATTTCGCGGCGAGGTGGAGCTCTTCGAGCAGACCGAGTCGCTGCTTCAGCAATGCCTGCAGAGCGAGATGCGCCCCGCCGCGAACCCGGGGCGCTCGCGGGTGTATTCGCTCGCGGCGCTGGCCTGCGTGGCGGTGGTTCTGGCGCTGGGCATCGCGTGGAAGGCGCATGCGAACCACGTCGAAGAAGCGCGCTTCCAGAGTGTGACGAGCACCCTGCGGCGGGAGCCCGGGCTCATGCTGACCGACGCACGCCGAGATGGGAAGCATTACGCCTTTGCGGGTCTGCGCGATCCATTGGCGCCGGAGCCTGCGTCGCTCGTGGCACCTTTGGGCGTGAAGGCGGGCGATGCATCATTCGACTTCGGCTCTTTCTATTCGCTGGACCCGCGTTTGACGGAGCGCCGCGCCCTTCGCGTGCTGCGGCCTCCCGAGGGCGTGACCCTCGAGGTGGATGGCGAGACGCTCGTTGCGCGGGGAAGTGCGCCGCGCGCATGGATTGACACGGCACGCGTGCTCGCACTGGCGCTGCCTGCCGTATCGCGTTTCGATACGAGTGCGCTGCGCAATACGGATGCGGAGCGCGATTTGGAGGCTGCGAGCGGGACGCTGGCGTCGTCGATGGTGCTCTTTCCCCTGGGCTCGGCGGAAATTCGCGCCGAGCAGCGTGGTGCCCTCGATTACGTGGCGCGGGCGGCCACGAAGTTGTTCGCGGTGGCGCGTGAAACGGGAAAGACCGTGGACTTGGTGGTAACGGGGCACACCGATGCGCGAGGCGCGGAGGGACTCAATCAGTCGCTCAGTTCGGAGCGCGCGGAGCGTGTCGTGCGTGAGTTCGTCGCATTGGGGGTCCCCGCCGAGAACATTCGCACCGTTGGGGCAGGAGTGACCATGGTTCCCGATGCGGAGGCGTGCGCTCCGCCCGCCGGTGCCGTGGGAACGTACCGCGGGGCGTCGTGCGCGCGTCGCGTCGATTTTCGAGTCGAGCTTCGCTGA
- a CDS encoding N-acyl homoserine lactonase family protein, which translates to MKTTFRTTALTGTLALSLMGVGCATEKPAQTPETSASKAEAAPAAASTEKGLRLYVFECGDIDVADDAIFHANLNTPGVKRHLIGSCYLIVHPKGTLAWDTGLPDELVTKPEGIPAMKVFTLRVKKTLASQYQAIGVAPDSVNYLGISHMHQDHRGNVGLFPRSTLLVQKEEYESVLGPDSLKFGNDPAQYPTLKSNPVKKLEGDLDVFGDGSVVIKRALGHTPGHQALFVKLPKTGNILLSGDLVHFTDNWKARGVPAWNFDKERSVKTMQETEQFLQANHATLWIQHDYEQSATLRHAPGFYE; encoded by the coding sequence ATGAAAACGACGTTTCGCACCACCGCGCTCACCGGCACGCTCGCCCTCTCCTTGATGGGGGTCGGCTGCGCGACGGAGAAACCCGCCCAAACGCCTGAAACTTCGGCCAGCAAAGCCGAAGCCGCCCCCGCCGCTGCCTCCACCGAAAAGGGACTCCGCCTCTACGTGTTCGAGTGCGGCGACATCGATGTCGCAGACGATGCCATCTTCCACGCGAACCTGAACACCCCCGGCGTCAAACGCCACCTGATCGGTTCGTGCTACCTCATCGTTCACCCCAAGGGCACCTTGGCTTGGGATACCGGCCTGCCGGACGAGCTGGTGACCAAACCGGAAGGCATCCCGGCGATGAAGGTCTTCACCCTTCGCGTAAAGAAGACGCTCGCCTCGCAGTACCAGGCCATCGGCGTGGCCCCCGATTCGGTGAACTACCTGGGCATCTCGCACATGCACCAGGATCACCGCGGCAACGTCGGCCTGTTCCCGCGCTCTACGCTGCTCGTGCAGAAAGAGGAGTACGAGTCGGTGCTCGGCCCCGACTCGCTCAAATTCGGAAACGATCCGGCGCAGTATCCGACGCTCAAATCGAACCCCGTGAAGAAGCTCGAGGGTGATCTCGACGTCTTCGGCGACGGCTCGGTGGTGATCAAGCGCGCGCTCGGGCACACGCCGGGGCACCAGGCGTTGTTCGTGAAGCTCCCCAAGACGGGAAATATTCTGCTCTCGGGCGACTTGGTGCACTTCACCGACAATTGGAAAGCGCGCGGCGTGCCCGCGTGGAACTTCGATAAGGAGCGCAGCGTCAAGACGATGCAGGAGACCGAGCAGTTCCTGCAGGCGAACCACGCGACTCTTTGGATTCAGCACGATTACGAGCAGAGCGCGACGTTGCGCCACGCGCCCGGCTTTTACGAGTAG